From one Solanum lycopersicum chromosome 12, SLM_r2.1 genomic stretch:
- the LOC138340292 gene encoding uncharacterized mitochondrial protein AtMg00860-like: MAPAKLEELKAQLKDFLDKGFIQPSISPWGAPSEDEHMGHLRLIMQVLKEHQLFGKFSKCEFWLRSIAFLGHVFSSEGIEVDPKKMKAVKNWHRGITPTDIRSLLGLAEFYRRFVEGVASVDSPLTILTQKKVMFERSKAFERGFQELKDRFTAAPMFTLPEGTKGFVVYCDALE, encoded by the exons atggctccggccAAGTTggaagagttgaaggctcaactcaaggattttctTGACAAGGGTTTTATCCAACCAAGCATCTCTCCATGGGGCGCTCCT AGTGAGGATGAACATATGGGTCATTTAAGATTAATAATGCAAGTTCTCAAGGAGCATCAACTCTTTGGTAAATTtagtaagtgtgaattttggttgagatcgATTGCTTTTCTTGGCCATGTTTTCTCAAGTGAGGGTATAGAGGTCGATCCAAAGAAGATGAAAGCGGTTAAGAATTGGCATAGAGGTATTACTCCCACCGACATAAGAAGTTTGTTGGGTCTAGCTGAGTtctatagaaggtttgttgagggGGTTGCATCTGTTGATTCTCCTTTGACAATACTAACCCAAAAGAAGGTTATGTTTGAGCGGTCGAAAGCTTTTGaaagaggttttcaagagttgaaagataGGTTTACCGCAGCTCCGATGTTcaccttaccggagggtaccaaaggatttgttgtgtattgtgacgctctcgagtag